The proteins below are encoded in one region of Ornithinimicrobium avium:
- the clpS gene encoding ATP-dependent Clp protease adapter ClpS: MPVDVPQPPAPPAGPQTTPERKSSVAVLDRPAADTPWVTLVWNDPVNLMSYVTWVFQTHFGYPLARAEALMMDVHTKGRAVVSTGTRETCEADTEAMHGYGLWATFQKDD, from the coding sequence GTGCCCGTCGACGTCCCGCAGCCTCCCGCGCCACCCGCCGGCCCGCAGACCACGCCCGAGCGGAAGAGCTCGGTCGCCGTCCTCGACCGGCCGGCGGCCGACACGCCCTGGGTGACCCTCGTGTGGAACGACCCGGTCAACCTCATGTCCTACGTGACCTGGGTCTTCCAGACGCACTTCGGCTACCCGCTCGCCCGCGCCGAGGCCCTGATGATGGACGTGCACACCAAGGGCCGGGCGGTCGTCTCCACCGGCACGCGGGAGACCTGCGAGGCCGACACCGAGGCGATGCACGGCTACGGGCTGTGGGCCACCTTCCAGAAGGACGACTGA